A window of the Anoplopoma fimbria isolate UVic2021 breed Golden Eagle Sablefish chromosome 17, Afim_UVic_2022, whole genome shotgun sequence genome harbors these coding sequences:
- the il10 gene encoding interleukin-10, with product MNTINSLSSSQSPPSGICPNFGYKLSQEMTLNMQLSRLSSSGRSHQEHFSSQKTETCTSDQLTQQHLHHSSSSSSMTTWSHLLSSLVLLSLFSSSFCTPMCNNQCCRFVEGFPVRLKKLREDYSQIRDFYEANDDLDIALLDQSVEDSFKSSFACHAMNSILDFYLTTVLPSAMAGVSEDNRDLQPHVESIQQIFDELKSDVIKCRHYFSCRKQFDINNLNSTYTQMESKGLYKAMGELDLLFNYIETYLASKRHRNLVATV from the exons ATGAACACGATTAACAGTTTGTCTTCCAGTCAGTCTCCTCCCTCAGGTATATGTCCCAATTTTGGCTATAAATTAAGCCAAGAGATGACACTAAATATGCAACTTTCTCGTCTGAGCTCCTCAGGAAGATCACACCAAGAACATTTCTCCTCTCAGAAGACAGAAACCTGCACCTCCGACCAGTTGACCCAGCAGCATCTTCACCACAGCTCCTCATCCAGCAGCATGACGACCTGGTCCCACCTCCTGAGCTCCCTGGTGCTCCTGTCTctcttcagcagcagcttctgCACTCCGATGTGCAACAACCAGTGCTGTCGGTTCGTGGAGGGCTTCCCTGTCAGGCTGAAGAAACTCAGAGAGGACTATTCACAGATCAGAGATTTCTAT GAAGCAAACGATGACTTAGACATCGCACTGCTGGACCAGAGCGTCGAGGACTCTTTTAAA aGCTCGTTCGCCTGCCATGCCATGAACAGCATCCTGGACTTCTACCTGACCACGGTGCTCCCGTCGGCCATGGCCGGGGTGAGTGAGGACAACAGGGACCTGCAGCCTCATGTGGAGTCTATACAGCAGATCTTCGACGAGCTCAAGAGTGATGTCATCAAATGT AGACATTACTTCTCCTGCAGGAAACAGTTTGATATCAACAACCTAAACTCTACTTATACTCAG aTGGAGAGTAAAGGTCTATATAAGGCCATGGGTGAGCTGGACCTGCTGTTTAACTACATCGAAACATATCTGGCCTCTAAAAGGCACAGAAACCTTGTGGCCACTGTTTGA